The following is a genomic window from Mustela erminea isolate mMusErm1 chromosome 2, mMusErm1.Pri, whole genome shotgun sequence.
TTGATACCACTGAGAACCAGTCATCCATTCAACGAATATTATTGAGTATCTATTGAATTCCTGGTATTGTTCCAGGATTTGGGGAACCAGAAGTGAATTAGATAAGATCCCAGCTATTATGAAGCTTGAATTTTAGTGAGGTTAAGAGACAAATCAAACATACAgacaaataaaacaatttcagtAAGTGTGGCCATAACCCAAAGTTATGTGGTAGCAACTTGTCCAGAACATCTGTGCTCCATGTCTTCCATCATACCCCCAACTTCCCAATCAGCCATTCTTCCTTGGAATTTTTAATGGTTCCTCCAAAACTTTACTTGATGATATGTAGGAACTAACAAATCTTATTTGGGGTAAAAGTTATTTAGGAAATTATTCCTGATTCTTTACTTATTGTCAGTGttctaaaaataacttttcttcttatgcttcctttttgtttttctcctaggAATTGACTATTACAACAAGATCATTGATGATTTGTTAAATAATGGGGTTACACCCATAGTGACCCTTTACCACTATGATTTGCCTCAGGCCTTAGAAGACAAAAGAGGCTGGTTGTCAGAGGCAATCATTGAATCCTTTGATAAATACGCCCGGTTTTGCTTCAGTACTTTTGGAGATCGAGTCAAGCATTGGATCACCATAAATGAGCCTAATGTTTTTGCCCTGCTGGCCTATGATTTTGGAATATATCCTCCTGGTGTACCTCACTTTGGAACTGGAGGTTATCAGGCAGCTCATAATTTGATTAAAGCTCACGCCAGATCCTGGCACAGCTACAATTCCTTATTCCGAAAAGAGCAGAAGGGCGTGGTGTCCCTAGCAATTTTTGCTACCTGGATGGAACCTGCAGATCCCAATTCAGTGTCCGACAGGGAAGCTGCTAAAAGAGCCATTGCTTTCTGCTTGGATTTCTTTGCTAAGCCCATATTTACTGATGGTGATTATCCGGAAGTCGTCAAGTCCCAGATTGCCTTCATGAGTAAAAAGCAAGGCTATCCATCATCAAGGCTTCCAGAATTtacagaagaagagaagagaatgattAAAGGCACTGCTGATTTCTTTGCTGTGCATTATTATACAACTCGCTTAGTAAAGTACCAGGAGAATAAGAAAGGAGAACTGGGTTTTTTCCAGGATGTGGAGATTCAAGTTTTTCCAGACCCATCTTGGATAAGAAGTTTGGATTGGATCTACGTGGTGCCATGGGGAATACGTAAAGTACTGAAATACATTAAGGTAAAACACAGTGTTTCTATTCATGTATACCCAAATATATAGAAGTGGGAAGACAGATGTATGTGTGAACTTGGAAAAAGGATGATTTTAGGCAGTAGGTTACACATTTGTTGGCTTGGAAAGAGAGATTAGGTGTTCAGCTGGTGAGGAGTAACTAGCTGATAAGGGGCTTTGATACACTGGTTAAAGTTGGACTTCTCTGTTAAAGGCAGTTGTGGGCATAGGAGTAGCTTGGACATATTTTCCAGGCTGATGTCACAACTGTAATTACTAAAAGGCATATTAAAGGCTGAAATAGCTGGATCCTTTTTTGGGCCTCTGTTATCTGGATGGAGTCCAGGtagctgaaattaaaattttaggttAATGATTTTTAGGACCCTTGCTCTGGGGGGATAGAGAGTGTAGCCATTGGTGGGACCAAGGGGTTAAAGTGTAGTGACAATCAGcagatactgatgaaagaaagatACTTCTGTCTTCTCATTATGATAAGAGTCATTTGACCATCTTCATGGACATTTGCAGTTTTGCTTTTCCATTGTTAGTCATAAAAGGTCAGTGTGGGGAAAATTAAGTTAATAGGGTCAGTGCAATTTGACAAAAACTAGTTTTGGGTTGTAGCTTAGAGAAGATAGAGGGTAAAACACCTGAttttatgagtcttttttttttttcttgttacatcTCTTTGGAATAAAACTTCAGTTCTCTTGTTCTAGGATATGTATAATAACCCTGTAATTTACATCACTGAGAATGGGTTTCCCCAGGGTGACCCTGCATCTCTTGATGACCCTCAGCGCTGGGAGTATTTCAGACAGACATTTCAGGAACTGTTCAAAGGTACCATTTGAAATGATGAAAGATCAATTGTGCAAACTTAATATAATTTTCCCATGTGCCTGTTTTCATTCAGCAAAGACCAATGATTTTGAAAGCTGAAATTCATGTAAATCAGTGTAAAGCCATGTAattaagagagaggagaaaaagtatTTAGTAAAGAGGAAGGTTAGGGTTTTGGCCTAGCTTCAACCTCCCAAAATTTAATCAAGTAAAAGTGACTGTCTTCTGCATTTTGTGTGACTCCTCGGTGAAGGTGACATGAACAGAAGGGTGGTGGCTGGTGAAAGAGAAGTTTAGTTGTTACAAAAAGATTAGCACTGATCAACTACATCATGcctatttgcatattttaatatcCCAGGTACCAAGACATGAACTGACAGAATTTTTGAAGGATCAAAATTAAGCATTTACgcaataaacatttaaatgggCTTTGATGAGTTTTGGCCTAAAATGAGTCTTACATCACTATATGTTTCATTTAGGCTGTAATCAAACAGCCCCATTTAGGAATGTGTTTTTGTCATATAGGatctgtgaattttatttctagaCAAGATTATTATTCTGGAAACTGCTCTTTCCCCCATgaaattcttttcatatttgaaaacaaatgtgaaaGAATAATCTTTAACTGGTAACACACATTTCGACACCAGTTAATTTCCCCATTTCAGCATCTACATGGAACACTGTTGctttgtaaatttaatttctcCTCCATATAAAGGAATCATATCACAGAAAATCCAATGCAAAAATGTGACTTTCAATTTCCTTTCTTACCAGGATAGGCACACTTCTCTCTCATCATTCTATTTGAAAGGTCCAAAATTATTCTATCCAAAATTAATCAGTAATATGCTGAAATCAGCCAGAAGGAATTCTGGAAAGTGACACAAGATGGTCTCTTTCCCAAACCTAAAATATATTGTACTTAATCCCTCACTCTGGCTTGGAGTTTATCGGCATAAGGCAATTTGATTCCCATGATTTGAGCCcagtgaaataattattttgtatcaCATGCAAAACAGACGCTTTCTCTAGGTAAAGATTcactttctgtttaaaaaaaaggaaatgtctaGTTGACTGAGATTCCACTCCCCCTTCTCTCGGTAAATGGCCCTATTCATAGTTAATCCATTGATGTTTCCAGCTTCATTCTGAGAGGAAAGTAAGCTGGTTACCAAGAGGCAGATTTATGGATGGTTTGAGGACCACAAATGACTTCTCCAAAATTGTCTGTGTATttttgggaaaaagagagaaaaatagaaattgactTTGTTCATTTCCAGCTTGGTACTCTGTTTAGTTCTAATATGTAAGGGAGTTTCATTGTTCTTTGAAATAGTTTCAAGTACTTTAATACAGTCCCTTAGATCTTTAACACTAAAAACTTGATAGTAGACCCCAAAACTAAGACAATTTAAGGGAGTAGTAAAGTAACTGAAAGTTAAAGTGGAAAATGTGAGAAGATTTGGGTttctgaggggcaggggaggagataggattagaaacaaaattctgtttttctacttGTTGAAtttcaattgtatttttttttaaagattttatttatttatttgacagagagagagagagatcacaaataggcagagaggaagggggaagcaggctccctgctgagcagagagcctgatgtggggctcaacccaggcaccccaacagatGGAAAAGATACCAGGCACTTAAAACATTAATTGTTCACAGTATGTgtgttctcttctgatttttaatattaGAGGATCTATACTTATTGTAATTAAcatgtaatttatttgttttacatttaaaaaatgtagccttggggcgcctgggtagttctgtgggttgagcctttgcctttggctaaggtcatgatcccagggttctgggatggagccctgcattgggctctctgctcagcagggagcccgcttcccccctctccccctgcctgctgctctgtttacttgtgttctccatctctgtcaaatgaataaataaaatctttaaaaaaatgtagcctTTCAAATGTGCAGAAATCTACTTATTGACAAAAAAAGACATGTTATCTCTTCTGGAGTGGATATAGTGATAGCTATTTCTTATATATTGTTGTAGTAGATACCAATTATTTAATCTTGGTGAAACTCTTCTAGTAATTACTCCCTTTTCTTCTATGAAATATCCACCTCTTCTTATCCTCAGGGTTACCATAGGGACAATCCCAGTTCTTCCCTGAGATTTAGGATTTGGGCCAATCACTTAGTCTTTTAGCCTAGATTGGGCAGGGGAATGTAGCCTTGTGAACATTTGGTGACCATGTCCCGCCTCAGAAGCTAAGGAGTAGTAAGTACAAAGGGGAGCTGTCTGTGCATCGagggaagggaaaacaagaaaCCAGGAGAGTTTAGAGTGATTCTTAAGCCTCTAATTCCAGTTCTCCTCATATGCATGCATGATCTTGAGAGACATTACTTTTACTTAcaatgaaatgctttttctgcttacCTGAACCTGATTGGTTTTCTATCACTTGGAACAAAAAGAGTGTTAACTGATACCatcatatcatttcatttttaaaacagtgagACGAGGTCATTGCTCCTATTACACAGATGAGAATACTAAGCTTCAAAGAGGCTAGCTAAGTCATTTGTTTAAGATCACTAAGTGACTAAGTATTATTTCTTGGAACGTAGCAGAATGCATGCATTATTATTACTGCTGCTACTACTATTCTGGTGTTTGATGAGGTCTGTGAATTTAGGGCTTTCTGACCCAAAGTGGTTGCTTGTCCATATCACACAGAACATTTTCCTCATCTTTGGTACTCGGAACTTGCATAGTGTCTTCGAAAGGGCTCCATGCTGTCCCTGCAGGAGCCAATAGATCCTATGACCTTGGACTCCACTCAGACATCCACCTTACCTTGCATCTCATCAGGGGAGTGGAGCTTAATTTATAATCGATTTCCTGAGACTCCTTTGAGGTAGTGCTGATGATCTCGATTGGCAAGAACTCTACTAGTAAGAAGCACCCCGtgagcaattaaaaataataactggcCAAGAAAGACTTTCGTGGGAAGTGCTGCAGGTGAGAGCTGGTCAGAACCCAGGGAGTCAGATGGATGATGGCTTTGTGGTCCCCATAAACAAAGCTTCCTCTCTAACATCACACATATGGACAGGCACAGAATGACACTATAGTGGGATCAATGACATCTGCCTGGAGGTCTCACTGATCTCTTCAGGTAAAATCCCACAGCAATTAATTGAGCAGTAAAAAGTAAGCTAATGTTTCTGTTTCCTAttgggaaactaaaaaaaaaaaaaaaaaaaagaaaaatgtcatttcaagaaaaaaaaagagaaattagctAATGCCTTTTTAATCATTGCA
Proteins encoded in this region:
- the LOC116584934 gene encoding cytosolic beta-glucosidase isoform X1, with the protein product MAFPNGFGWGASTAAYQVEGGWDADGKGPSVWDTFTHQGGERVFKNQTGDVACGSYTLWEEDLKCIKQLGLTHYRFSLSWSRLLPDGTTGFINQKGIDYYNKIIDDLLNNGVTPIVTLYHYDLPQALEDKRGWLSEAIIESFDKYARFCFSTFGDRVKHWITINEPNVFALLAYDFGIYPPGVPHFGTGGYQAAHNLIKAHARSWHSYNSLFRKEQKGVVSLAIFATWMEPADPNSVSDREAAKRAIAFCLDFFAKPIFTDGDYPEVVKSQIAFMSKKQGYPSSRLPEFTEEEKRMIKGTADFFAVHYYTTRLVKYQENKKGELGFFQDVEIQVFPDPSWIRSLDWIYVVPWGIRKVLKYIKDMYNNPVIYITENGFPQGDPASLDDPQRWEYFRQTFQELFKAIQLDKVNCKIYCVWSLLDNFEWIQGYSSRFGLFHVDFEDPARPRVPYTSAKEYAKIIQNNGLEGASIKDG
- the LOC116584934 gene encoding cytosolic beta-glucosidase isoform X2, with translation MAFPNGFGWGASTAAYQVEGGWDADGKGPSVWDTFTHQGGERVFKNQTGDVACGSYTLWEEDLKCIKQLGLTHYRFSLSWSRLLPDGTTGFINQKGIDYYNKIIDDLLNNGVTPIVTLYHYDLPQALEDKRGWLSEAIIESFDKYARFCFSTFGDRVKHWITINEPNVFALLAYDFGIYPPGVPHFGTGGYQAAHNLIKAHARSWHSYNSLFRKEQKGVVSLAIFATWMEPADPNSVSDREAAKRAIAFCLDFFAKPIFTDGDYPEVVKSQIAFMSKKQGYPSSRLPEFTEEEKRMIKGTADFFAVHYYTTRLVKYQENKKGELGFFQDVEIQVFPDPSWIRSLDWIYVVPWGIRKVLKYIKLSSLIKSIAKYIVYGLFWIILSGSKGIAAGLVSSMLILRILLDLECLTHLPRSMPRSSKTMD